The Thermoflavifilum sp. genome contains a region encoding:
- a CDS encoding 3-hydroxyacyl-CoA dehydrogenase NAD-binding domain-containing protein, protein MKHITVIGAGTMGNGIAHVFAQYGFEVNLVDIREDILQKALQTIRQNADRQVKKQILTAQQVEELMRRIHLFTRMPEALQHAELVVEAATEKQELKEELFRQMDQLAPESAILASNTSSISITRLAAVTRRPQRVIGMHFMNPVPVMPLVEIINGFHTDSAVTTTIVELSRQLGKTPCLVNDYPGFISNRILMPMINEAIYTLQQGVAGVEAIDTIMKLGMGHPMGPLQLADFIGLDVCLSILQVLHEGLGEPKYAPCPLLVKMVQAGCLGVKSGAGFYRYKAGSKEKEVNPIFLTDRTF, encoded by the coding sequence ATGAAACATATAACCGTTATTGGAGCGGGTACCATGGGAAATGGTATCGCGCATGTATTCGCTCAGTATGGATTTGAGGTCAACCTCGTGGATATCCGTGAGGATATCCTGCAAAAAGCCCTGCAAACCATCCGTCAGAACGCCGATCGGCAGGTGAAAAAGCAAATCCTTACCGCGCAACAGGTTGAAGAATTGATGCGTCGCATTCATCTGTTTACCCGGATGCCGGAGGCTCTGCAGCATGCTGAACTGGTGGTTGAAGCCGCCACTGAAAAGCAGGAGCTCAAAGAAGAGCTGTTCCGCCAGATGGATCAGCTGGCGCCTGAATCAGCCATCTTGGCTTCCAATACCTCTTCGATTTCCATTACCCGACTGGCAGCTGTCACCCGTCGTCCGCAGCGGGTCATCGGCATGCATTTTATGAATCCGGTTCCCGTCATGCCGCTGGTTGAAATCATCAACGGGTTTCATACCGATTCGGCTGTTACTACCACCATTGTGGAGTTGAGTCGACAGCTGGGTAAGACCCCCTGTCTGGTAAATGATTATCCGGGGTTTATATCCAATCGGATTTTGATGCCCATGATCAACGAAGCGATATATACTTTGCAACAGGGTGTGGCCGGAGTGGAAGCCATCGATACCATCATGAAGCTGGGCATGGGTCATCCGATGGGACCCTTGCAGCTGGCCGATTTCATCGGGCTCGACGTATGTTTATCCATCCTGCAGGTACTTCATGAAGGGTTGGGCGAGCCTAAATATGCACCGTGTCCGCTTCTGGTGAAGATGGTGCAGGCGGGTTGTCTGGGTGTGAAATCGGGAGCAGGATTTTATCGGTACAAAGCTGGCTCAAAGGAAAAAGAAGTCAATCCGATATTTCTTACGGATCGCACGTTTTAA
- a CDS encoding carboxypeptidase-like regulatory domain-containing protein — MKKSLWIGSLLIFFHSVVFAQHHTARDTVVEFSGVVLTADSLQAIPGVSITVKGQDRGTLSNDQGVFDIVAYRGDTIHFSAIGFRPKDVRIPLDLKGNHFSMIQLMVADTIYLPETIIRPYPSPEEFAREFVNYKFPDDKYEIARKNTEAAKLRILALTLPPDASEATQLYLNQQAQRISYAGQLPPQNIFNPLAWAQFIQAWKNGDFKRKD; from the coding sequence GTGAAAAAGTCTCTATGGATCGGTAGTTTACTTATTTTTTTCCATTCCGTAGTCTTTGCCCAGCATCACACCGCCCGTGATACGGTTGTTGAATTTTCGGGTGTGGTGCTTACGGCTGATAGCCTGCAGGCCATACCCGGTGTTTCTATTACGGTAAAAGGTCAGGATCGTGGCACACTTTCCAATGATCAGGGCGTATTCGATATTGTAGCTTACAGGGGCGATACCATTCATTTCAGCGCTATTGGCTTCAGACCTAAAGATGTACGTATTCCACTCGATTTAAAGGGGAATCATTTTTCCATGATTCAGCTCATGGTTGCCGACACGATTTATCTGCCGGAAACCATCATCAGACCTTATCCAAGTCCGGAAGAATTTGCTCGAGAATTTGTGAATTACAAATTTCCGGACGACAAATATGAGATTGCTCGTAAGAACACCGAAGCCGCCAAATTGCGTATTCTGGCGCTCACGCTCCCTCCCGATGCTTCGGAAGCTACACAACTTTATTTGAATCAACAGGCCCAGCGTATCTCGTATGCTGGACAGCTTCCTCCACAAAATATTTTCAATCCGCTCGCCTGGGCGCAGTTTATCCAGGCCTGGAAAAACGGGGATTTCAAGCGAAAGGACTAG
- a CDS encoding Mrp/NBP35 family ATP-binding protein: MITEQQVLAALSQVQDPDLGRDLVSLNMIQDLQIEGKKIRFKIVLTTPACPVKDAMQQACINAIHMMVDPTAEVEIQMESRTTSRRQDNRVILPDVKNIIAVASGKGGVGKSTISTNLALAIAQRGAKVGLMDADIYGPSIPIMLGLKGERPRMAQVQGRPMIVPILRFGIEVMSIGLLVDEKQAVIWRGPMASSAVRQFMTDIYWGALDYLVIDLPPGTGDIHLTLVQQVPLTGAIVVTTPQDVALADARKALGMFNTPQIKVPVVGVVENMAYFSPPDLPDRKYYLFGKEGGKKLAEEFDVPFLGQIPIVENIREGGDIGVPAMVSDDEISRKAFEAFADQTIRSIAKLNASLQPA; encoded by the coding sequence ATGATTACTGAACAACAGGTTTTAGCCGCTTTGAGTCAGGTACAGGATCCGGATCTGGGCCGCGACCTGGTTAGCCTGAACATGATACAGGATTTGCAGATTGAGGGCAAGAAGATTCGTTTTAAAATCGTGCTGACCACACCCGCCTGTCCGGTGAAAGATGCCATGCAACAGGCCTGCATCAATGCTATTCACATGATGGTCGATCCCACGGCGGAAGTGGAAATTCAAATGGAATCGCGTACCACAAGCCGGCGGCAGGATAATCGAGTGATTTTACCGGATGTAAAAAACATCATTGCCGTGGCCTCAGGTAAAGGAGGCGTGGGCAAATCCACCATATCCACCAATCTGGCCCTGGCTATAGCCCAGCGGGGAGCCAAAGTTGGACTCATGGATGCCGATATTTATGGCCCGAGTATTCCCATCATGCTGGGATTAAAAGGCGAACGCCCACGTATGGCCCAGGTGCAGGGCCGTCCGATGATCGTGCCCATATTGCGATTCGGTATAGAAGTGATGTCGATTGGCTTGCTGGTCGACGAAAAACAGGCCGTTATCTGGCGAGGCCCTATGGCCAGCAGTGCCGTGCGCCAGTTCATGACCGATATCTACTGGGGCGCACTGGATTATCTGGTAATCGACCTTCCTCCCGGTACCGGCGATATTCACCTTACCCTGGTGCAACAGGTACCCCTCACCGGGGCCATCGTGGTCACGACCCCGCAGGATGTAGCCCTTGCCGATGCGCGCAAAGCGCTGGGCATGTTCAATACGCCCCAGATTAAAGTGCCCGTAGTGGGCGTCGTAGAAAACATGGCCTATTTCAGTCCACCCGATCTGCCCGACCGCAAATACTACCTCTTCGGAAAAGAGGGCGGCAAAAAACTGGCGGAAGAGTTTGATGTGCCTTTCCTCGGACAGATTCCGATTGTCGAAAACATCCGCGAAGGCGGCGATATCGGTGTACCCGCCATGGTCTCAGACGATGAGATTTCCCGAAAAGCCTTTGAAGCTTTCGCTGACCAGACCATCCGTTCCATCGCTAAACTCAATGCAAGTTTACAACCTGCTTGA
- the pyrF gene encoding orotidine-5'-phosphate decarboxylase produces the protein MSRELLLNRMLERESCLCVGLDPDRDKIPVHLSTTAEHPVLAFNRAIIQATAPYCIAYKLNTAFYEVMGADGWKILEQTLACIPDTHLKIIDAKRGDVGHTAEQYARTFFETLQADAVTVSPLLGKDSLEPFFAYSNKWTIVLGLTSNPGSRDFLQLPYQHSTWYAHIMQQVADWASPDQLMFVVGATWPEQFKTLRTQFPEHFFLVPGVGAQGGELQVLLKHGFNSRAGILVNVSRAILYASSGEDFAAAAARQALTYARQMGDYLKAIA, from the coding sequence ATGAGCCGGGAATTGCTCCTCAACCGTATGCTGGAAAGGGAATCCTGCCTTTGTGTGGGCTTAGATCCGGATAGGGATAAAATACCCGTTCACCTTTCTACGACTGCCGAACATCCCGTCCTGGCCTTTAATCGGGCTATCATCCAGGCTACGGCTCCTTATTGCATTGCCTATAAGCTCAACACCGCTTTTTATGAAGTCATGGGTGCCGACGGCTGGAAAATCCTCGAGCAAACCCTTGCCTGCATTCCAGATACGCATCTAAAAATCATAGACGCCAAAAGGGGGGATGTGGGGCATACCGCCGAACAATATGCCCGGACTTTTTTTGAAACCCTGCAGGCCGACGCCGTCACGGTTTCCCCTCTGCTTGGAAAAGACAGTCTGGAGCCGTTTTTTGCATATTCAAATAAATGGACCATTGTGCTGGGGCTCACGTCTAATCCCGGCAGCCGGGATTTCCTGCAGTTGCCATACCAGCACTCCACCTGGTATGCGCATATCATGCAGCAGGTGGCCGACTGGGCATCTCCCGACCAGCTGATGTTTGTGGTAGGTGCCACCTGGCCCGAGCAGTTTAAAACGCTACGAACTCAGTTTCCCGAACATTTTTTCCTCGTGCCGGGAGTAGGTGCACAGGGAGGTGAACTTCAGGTGCTCCTGAAGCATGGCTTCAACTCCCGGGCCGGCATCCTGGTGAATGTATCCAGAGCCATTCTCTACGCCTCATCGGGTGAAGATTTTGCAGCGGCTGCCGCCCGGCAGGCCCTCACTTATGCCCGGCAGATGGGCGATTACCTGAAAGCCATAGCCTGA